One Fimbriimonadia bacterium genomic window, CGCTCCCCCTAAGGTTCTGAAGAAGCAGCTCTAGTAGATGCTCATAAACCCATTGTCGGAAGTGTCAGGGCCTCGGTGTTCGGCTTCCTTAAGGTATCGAAGCAGCCGCCAACTCCGTCACCTCTCTCGGAGAGGCGGTTCCAGTGACGCCACGTTTGCGGATGGTCACGCCAGCGCATAGGTTCGCCAACTCGGCCGCCTCTCGCGTGCCCGCCCCAACGCACAGCGCGCATAGCATGCCCGCAGCAGCCGCGTCTCCTGCGCCGACGGTGTCAATCTCCTCGGGAGCAGCGGGGGCTGGAACGAGGCCCTCCCCGTCCTCGCCGCAGAATGCGATGCCTTTCGCCCCGAGGGTTACGAAAGCCCGAGTCGCCCCACGTTCGCGCAGCGCCCGTGCCGCATCCACCGCGTTACCCGCGGTTACCTCGTGCCCGAGAGCGCTGGCAGCCTCCGATGCATTCGGCTTGACGCACATTCCCCGAAACTCCCCAATCCTCGACCTGCTATCCACCAGCACCGTGAGGGCAGGGAAGTCCCGCGCCAAATCCATCAGTCGCTCCCTCATCCACTCGGTCACTAACCCGAAAGCATGGGCACATTGGTCTGACACCATCACACCGCTCAATCGCGGTGCCTCTTTCGCGAGCGCACCGATCACCTTTCTCTGCAGTTTGAGCGAAGGTGGCTTGCGGTTTTGGATGTCGAGCCGCTCCATCTCGCGACCCGCCGCCATGGGCTTCATGTAGGTGGGTGTAAGCATTCCTTGTGACTTGATCACCGAACCCGTCTCAATGCCATGGTTCCGCAGTGTCCGCACGAGGTCGAAGCCCTCGCCGTCGCACCCGACGAAGCCCATTGCGTGCACCGCCCCCACTCCTAGCGCCTTAAGGTTGGATGCGACCGTGCCCGCCGCTCCCGGGGATTTCCGCACCTTCACAACCTGGTACGCCTCCAAGCCGGTTTCCAGCGAGCGTTCCGAAAGCGATGGGTCTATTTCGAGGTACTTGTCCAGGAAGAAGTCCCCTACCACGGCGATGGAGAGGGAAGGGAAGCGTTGCAGAAGCTCAGCCAGATGTTCGCGGGTCATGCTCCCTCAGCCTTAGCCAGAGCGTTCGGATGGTGTCCCGGTGGTCGCCCTGCACGTAGTAGCTGCGCCCTCCGTCCGCCACCGTCCGTACCAAGATGGTTTTCCAGGGACGGTAGTAGTAGCGCGCATCACTCCTGGGTGGTTCTTCGTGATAGTCTCCGGTGATCGGTAGCAGGTCGAACACCGCTGTGGTGAAGTTGGTGATCGTACGGCCCTCCTGCCGCGCTACGTTGCGCGCCATCGAGAGCGCCTTCAGATACACCTCTGGACCCATCACCGCCGAACCGAAGTTGAGGAATACCCCGCCTTCCAGGTTCTCGATGCTGTGTGCGTAGATGAGGAAGTCGCGATACGAGGTGAGGCCGGTCGCCGCCGCGTCGAAGTTGGGGTGCTCGTGTAGGATGTCGTAGCCGATGCCGACGTGCACGGTGACGGGCACTCGCAGCCGATACCCCATCGCGAAAATGCTGTCCTCGCGGTTGGGGTACTGCTCACGTTCGATTATCCGGCCGATGGCTTCACCCAGTCCGATGCCGTCGCGTGCGCCCTCCACCGCAGCATGGTTCAACTCGGCCGTTTCGCGCCACATACCGAACCGTCCCTGCTTGATGTAGAACGGCACGCTCTCTGAAGTTGCGCCGAAGCGGGACAGTTCGAAGTCGTGGATGGGCCCAGCGCCGTTGGTGGCCACGTGGGTCACGTATCCCTGTCGCATCAGGTCAATCACGAACCGGCACAGGCCCGACTTCACTACGTGCGCACCCATTGAGAACAGCACCGTCGCGCCCCGCTCGCGAGCACGCAGAATGTCGCGGGCGATGGTGCATATGTCGGGGTTCGACATCGGCTCGAAGGGCTCGTCGAGTCGCGGCATCTCGTCCAGCCGGTGCAGGTTCTCGCGATTGGCGAACGGCTCGATGTGTAGGCGGCTGACGTCGAACATGGGATATGGCATCTCTCTCAGGTTAGGTGTGCGAGTCCGATCTCCTGTTCACTGCCCGGTATACTCAGCCTATGCGTTGGGTGTGGATTGGGTTCATTGTCGCGGTTGTTGCGCTCCTCGTGGGGTGCGGGGGTTCGAAGTACGCGCAAACCGAGCTGGATGCTGCGCGCAACTTCATCCAGGCGACCAAGACGGAAAAGAGCGAGGGCGAGGTGATCGAGATGGCCCGGTCTGCACTGAAGGATGCGGGCGCGCGGGTGAGTGTGGAGAACGTGAAACAGGTGTTGGAGGGCGCGCACCTGACCGACCCCTCGAAGGGTATTCAGAACATCCCGGACATCGCCCGCCAAGTCGCCGCGTACGAAAAAGGCGAGCTGGCGGAGTAGCCTCTGCATCCTTGGGGTGGGTGGCCTGCCTCGCGGTTCTTCAATGAGAAGAATACGAAAAAGAGCGCGCCGCCCCGACTGCGTGCTGCTGGGAGGCTCCTGCGGGGGAGGCTGAGAGAGAACAAGGAGCTCGTTGCAGGACCGGGATTCAGCTTACAGCTATTTGCCATACCCTGGCGCACGAACTGAGCCCAGGGAGATAGCACCGGGGTGCCGGACCTTCCGCCGCCCATTGCATCTGGTTCGCCTCTGCCCGAAAGTC contains:
- a CDS encoding carbohydrate kinase, with protein sequence MTREHLAELLQRFPSLSIAVVGDFFLDKYLEIDPSLSERSLETGLEAYQVVKVRKSPGAAGTVASNLKALGVGAVHAMGFVGCDGEGFDLVRTLRNHGIETGSVIKSQGMLTPTYMKPMAAGREMERLDIQNRKPPSLKLQRKVIGALAKEAPRLSGVMVSDQCAHAFGLVTEWMRERLMDLARDFPALTVLVDSRSRIGEFRGMCVKPNASEAASALGHEVTAGNAVDAARALRERGATRAFVTLGAKGIAFCGEDGEGLVPAPAAPEEIDTVGAGDAAAAGMLCALCVGAGTREAAELANLCAGVTIRKRGVTGTASPREVTELAAASIP